CTGCTGCGCTATGCCGAACAGTTCCAGCGACTGAACAACGAGGCCCTGAGCGCGCTGAGTGACAGCCCACTGCGGGGGCGGGTGCACTTTGGTGTGCCCACCGATTACGCCCAGGCGTTTTTGCAGCATTTTATTCCCCGGCTGCGCGTGTCGTTTCCCGAGCTTCAGCCCAGGGTGACCTGTGCCCGCAGCCGTGCCTTGCGGGACATGGTGAAGCGCTCCGAGCTGGATATTGCCATCGTGACCGGCGAGCCCCGCTTTCCGCAGGAAGAAGTGCTGTGGACGGAGCGGCTGCAGTGGTCGGCCGCCGCCGGCCTGGCCCCCGAGCCGGGCTCGCCGCTGCCGGTGGCGCTGTTTACCGGTGACTGCATTTTGCGGGAACTTAGCCTTAACGATCTGAAACAGGCCGGAATAAGTCATGATCCCGTGATGACCAGCACC
The Oceanimonas doudoroffii DNA segment above includes these coding regions:
- a CDS encoding LysR family transcriptional regulator, which produces MKPLLDLELLNTFTVVVAEGGFKDAAARLFRSQAAVSMQIKRLEEQAGACLLQRSNQGISLTTAGSTLLRYAEQFQRLNNEALSALSDSPLRGRVHFGVPTDYAQAFLQHFIPRLRVSFPELQPRVTCARSRALRDMVKRSELDIAIVTGEPRFPQEEVLWTERLQWSAAAGLAPEPGSPLPVALFTGDCILRELSLNDLKQAGISHDPVMTSTDLENICAAVNSGLAAALLPESSLVACTTPLQGVDGLPRHHVFSMNLVYAPTLESSFHTPLANCMRETAQSVMKLEN